The following coding sequences are from one Sphingomonadaceae bacterium OTU29LAMAA1 window:
- a CDS encoding alpha/beta hydrolase — translation MRKTVLTLIAASTAIAGIPALAQSPRSIAAPPPPPPPAISMQPPKAAPDMQSVLDALASLGGKPIETLTPAEARMQPSAADGAKAAMRKKGMSTAPDSSVTTRDLPYGSDPKQFARIYKPAGAPAGGKPMPVIVYYHGGGWVIADVDTYDAAPRAMSKALNAIVVSVEYRHSPEFKFPAQHDDAAAAYRWTLHNAASWGGDPARIATVGESAGGNLAVATAIYARDNGLTVPRHIVSVYPIANSSMTLPSRRDSPNAKPLNTAMLPWFGYYYQTSKADAQDPRLNLVAANLRGLPPTTIINAQIDPLRSDGETLAAAMRAAGDKVEQKTFPGVTHEFFGMAKVVNGAKQANDLAVARLKTAFEAPATRR, via the coding sequence TTGCGCAAAACCGTTCTAACGCTGATCGCCGCGTCGACCGCGATCGCAGGCATTCCAGCTCTGGCCCAGTCACCTCGCTCGATTGCCGCTCCTCCTCCGCCACCGCCGCCCGCGATATCCATGCAGCCCCCGAAAGCCGCACCCGACATGCAGTCAGTCTTGGACGCGCTCGCGTCGCTCGGCGGCAAGCCGATCGAAACGCTCACGCCTGCGGAAGCCCGCATGCAGCCCTCGGCCGCGGACGGAGCCAAGGCGGCGATGCGGAAGAAGGGAATGTCGACCGCGCCTGATTCGTCGGTGACGACGCGGGACCTGCCGTACGGCAGCGACCCCAAGCAATTCGCGCGCATCTACAAGCCGGCCGGCGCACCTGCGGGTGGCAAACCGATGCCGGTCATCGTCTACTACCACGGCGGTGGTTGGGTCATTGCCGACGTCGACACCTACGATGCCGCACCGCGGGCCATGTCGAAGGCGCTGAACGCTATCGTCGTCTCGGTCGAGTACCGCCACTCACCCGAGTTCAAGTTTCCGGCGCAGCATGATGATGCGGCTGCTGCCTATCGCTGGACGCTGCATAATGCGGCGAGCTGGGGTGGCGACCCCGCACGGATCGCGACAGTCGGCGAGAGCGCCGGCGGCAACCTCGCGGTCGCGACCGCGATCTACGCGCGCGACAACGGCCTGACGGTGCCGCGCCACATCGTCTCGGTCTATCCGATCGCGAACAGCAGTATGACGCTGCCTTCGCGGCGGGATTCGCCGAACGCCAAGCCGCTGAACACTGCCATGCTGCCGTGGTTCGGCTACTACTATCAGACGAGCAAGGCGGATGCGCAGGATCCGCGCCTGAACCTGGTCGCCGCCAACCTGCGTGGTCTGCCGCCGACGACGATCATCAACGCGCAGATCGATCCGCTACGCTCGGATGGAGAGACGCTGGCGGCCGCGATGCGGGCGGCCGGTGACAAGGTCGAGCAGAAGACCTTCCCGGGCGTGACCCATGAGTTCTTCGGCATGGCCAAGGTCGTGAACGGCGCCAAGCAGGCGAATGATCTCGCAGTCGCACGGCTGAAGACGGCGTTCGAAGCGCCAGCAACCCGCCGCTGA